A window of Sutcliffiella cohnii contains these coding sequences:
- a CDS encoding YcaO-like family protein — MMKLLVQVGMKNENEGKAFISQLNRTDSKFQFISVKEFKDDHYLNIHLHTNDEPELLTPVTHNSKTLNVFLNKKLVMVGPWFSPNATTILDENYKLIRTSSNGTYPIITQLNEMVIIIIRELEHALLNLEDSNYVYYLDRDIFRKKHILAKPTNQYREKLHEQISYKKVKGSHRPFNRYNSLLEKFIIFAYNSDLQLIKSNGQYLCVNVKTKVAGAGKGVHSEENKRSACFEYLERWAGSLVPDEVKESTYINIKEQAIHPRKLGVYEHTTYNKESKQLQQYTDTLQLQWVKAFSYKEKREKYVPLQVVNYLAPAKNRYIFENSNGCAMGNSMEEATLYGLLELIERDSFLAVWYKQLQVPEIDRESIESLDIQLVIKKMELDGYELRLFNTTLDTNIPSVWVVALGNTRSQLATFSTAGAHVSVEKAIYDAVMELYHSYKGVEDAYNKEKLKISTLVKDEDVLDMESHAHFYAKREQLKRFDFLLNRSSVKKMTVQEMKKKYDFRSDDIREDLRYVLHSLERLKYEVIVYNQTPKELEYLNLYVVKCIVPELLTLDFGYPFSRVRRKRLEEVSQLHIPTKLKEDEVSSYIHPFP, encoded by the coding sequence ATGATGAAATTACTAGTTCAAGTTGGCATGAAAAATGAGAATGAAGGTAAAGCTTTTATTTCCCAATTAAATAGAACCGACTCTAAGTTCCAATTTATTTCAGTGAAGGAATTCAAAGATGACCATTACTTGAATATACACCTTCATACGAATGATGAACCGGAATTGCTCACTCCCGTAACCCATAATAGTAAAACATTAAATGTTTTCTTAAATAAAAAATTAGTGATGGTAGGGCCGTGGTTCTCACCGAATGCAACTACTATATTGGATGAAAATTACAAATTAATACGTACATCATCTAATGGAACGTATCCGATAATAACACAATTAAACGAAATGGTGATTATCATCATAAGAGAGTTAGAACATGCTTTATTAAATTTAGAAGACAGTAACTATGTTTACTATTTGGATCGAGATATTTTTAGGAAGAAACATATATTAGCGAAACCAACCAATCAATATAGGGAAAAATTGCACGAACAGATTTCCTATAAAAAAGTAAAAGGAAGTCACAGACCGTTTAATCGCTATAACAGTTTACTTGAAAAATTTATTATTTTTGCTTATAACAGCGACCTTCAATTAATAAAATCGAATGGGCAATATTTATGTGTTAACGTAAAAACAAAAGTTGCTGGAGCTGGAAAAGGTGTTCATTCGGAAGAAAATAAACGAAGTGCTTGTTTTGAATATTTAGAGCGGTGGGCAGGTAGTTTAGTTCCTGATGAAGTCAAAGAATCTACTTATATAAACATAAAAGAACAAGCAATACATCCAAGGAAACTAGGAGTTTATGAACATACTACCTATAACAAGGAGTCAAAACAGTTACAGCAATATACAGATACACTACAGCTTCAGTGGGTAAAAGCCTTTTCGTATAAAGAAAAGCGCGAGAAATATGTCCCTCTACAAGTAGTGAATTATTTAGCACCAGCTAAAAACCGTTATATCTTTGAGAATAGTAATGGCTGTGCAATGGGGAATTCTATGGAAGAAGCTACTTTATATGGCTTATTAGAGCTGATTGAAAGAGATAGCTTTCTAGCTGTGTGGTACAAGCAGTTGCAAGTTCCGGAGATTGATCGCGAAAGTATAGAATCGCTGGATATCCAACTGGTGATAAAAAAGATGGAGTTAGACGGATATGAATTGCGATTATTTAACACAACATTAGATACAAACATACCGAGTGTTTGGGTAGTTGCATTAGGTAATACTAGATCTCAACTGGCGACTTTCTCCACCGCAGGAGCACATGTAAGTGTAGAAAAAGCAATTTATGACGCAGTAATGGAACTTTATCATAGCTATAAAGGTGTTGAAGATGCTTATAACAAAGAAAAGTTGAAAATAAGTACATTAGTAAAAGATGAGGACGTACTAGATATGGAGTCACATGCTCACTTTTACGCCAAACGTGAGCAACTTAAACGATTTGACTTTTTATTAAATCGTTCAAGTGTAAAGAAAATGACCGTCCAAGAAATGAAGAAAAAGTATGATTTTCGTAGCGATGATATAAGAGAAGATCTCCGCTATGTATTACACTCACTAGAACGATTAAAATATGAAGTTATTGTATACAACCAAACTCCAAAGGAATTAGAATATCTAAATTTATATGTCGTCAAATGCATTGTACCAGAATTGCTAACGTTAGATTTTGGTTATCCATTTAGTAGAGTTAGGAGGAAGAGGTTAGAGGAAGTTAGTCAATTACATATTCCAACGAAACTAAAAGAAGATGAAGTGTCTAGCTATATTCACCCTTTTCCATAG
- a CDS encoding thiopeptide-type bacteriocin produces the protein MNVEQSMEEVELEIFEVEEATVMEEMGASIGKLGCCSSIIIR, from the coding sequence ATGAATGTGGAACAAAGCATGGAGGAAGTAGAATTAGAAATTTTTGAAGTAGAAGAAGCAACGGTAATGGAGGAAATGGGAGCATCGATTGGAAAACTGGGTTGTTGTTCATCCATTATTATCCGTTAA
- a CDS encoding thiopeptide-type bacteriocin, whose product MAQLTNVEEVELEIFEVEEATVMEEMGASIGKLGCCSSIIIR is encoded by the coding sequence ATGGCTCAACTAACAAATGTCGAGGAAGTAGAATTAGAAATCTTTGAAGTAGAAGAAGCGACGGTAATGGAGGAAATGGGGGCATCCATTGGGAAACTGGGTTGTTGTTCATCAATCATTATTAGATAA
- a CDS encoding lantibiotic dehydratase, translating to MIKKEEVIIPIVSQAKLNPYLLVRTNNQPIQHLNSILEYSSEISEQFQVWIELDVWLESNKEKLCEDLFTIINQSTDQTETTLLLECKRQVFNKREKIIKLAEKLKVDIHNKLPLLMEWVRIFKQSLLLEQKMRITFDASLKESRSAFRNFMKNELFLNAVLMTDQHLYENIRKYIENPEKRKYEKYEEKYLTYYTRAVLKTSPFSTFTSFSLQKMEREESDVKPIFVKVNKQTSHHELDRSIVLRIIDKYLELTFKEQTYCLNPNYVVKEDCILFYILVDKKNRKIYQNTLKKIRVKRSVFLEELIHLFESRTGPIHYEELITYLKMYVGDKASSIANNFIQNKIVIVQPSFDEQTSDTVGEMIRYVESLARSFDKEEKLLNSLRKLKKKLEDLNVCSIQNKLECMREVKESLSYIYTLLQMELPTYKTYINEDSYQPLSQSISKEIPERFIENVERYTIFLLSVQDTECVNRVVSKWINEEGRMTIPFYDFYEKYKDQMKQLESHRFTINKTLYEALMNKCFNSTEFIIDVTDIVETQLKRSENLSKSFDGSYSIFGQLTTRGELIVNEIRSGNYRYFSRYLQYTPVSVKDLTQQYDHFFENAYEIGDTFGYNINIHPPMVEQSLLLQSDRVDKEKTLFLRDLCVNWDEVDQKVYFTDKKSGKVVKIYNSYFMYEGLLPRHIEFLFKISSQPIPTHRLIPVMIQVYLDEHPNEHILYVPRLQLGDVVMHRRSWIVRRGYIPVKQRNESDFDYFKRANVWRKEHNISEHTFVRVINPNREILANQRKPFFLSFTSPLFLKTIAKRLAEQYTYVVFEEVLPSLADGGTEGKEQEDYVSEVVFEIGKKES from the coding sequence TTGATAAAAAAGGAGGAGGTTATTATTCCGATTGTAAGTCAAGCAAAACTGAATCCTTACCTACTTGTTCGTACGAATAACCAACCTATTCAACATTTGAATAGTATTCTAGAATATAGTTCAGAAATAAGTGAACAGTTTCAAGTATGGATAGAATTAGACGTTTGGTTAGAGTCAAATAAAGAAAAGCTTTGTGAAGATCTCTTTACGATAATCAATCAATCAACCGATCAGACAGAAACAACATTATTGCTAGAATGCAAAAGACAAGTGTTCAATAAGCGAGAAAAAATAATAAAATTAGCGGAGAAGCTTAAAGTAGATATTCACAACAAATTACCGCTACTTATGGAATGGGTCCGAATTTTCAAACAATCTCTTTTGTTGGAGCAAAAAATGAGAATAACGTTTGATGCTTCGCTAAAGGAAAGTCGGTCTGCTTTTAGAAATTTCATGAAAAATGAGTTGTTCTTAAATGCTGTTCTTATGACAGATCAGCATCTATACGAAAATATTAGAAAATATATAGAAAATCCAGAGAAACGAAAATATGAAAAATATGAAGAAAAATACTTAACATATTATACGAGAGCAGTGTTAAAAACAAGCCCTTTCTCCACGTTCACTTCCTTTTCGTTGCAAAAAATGGAAAGGGAAGAAAGTGACGTGAAACCTATCTTTGTTAAAGTTAATAAACAGACTAGTCACCATGAGTTAGATCGTTCAATAGTATTAAGAATCATTGATAAATATTTAGAACTTACGTTTAAAGAACAAACTTATTGTTTAAATCCTAATTACGTCGTTAAAGAAGACTGCATTTTATTTTATATTTTAGTTGACAAGAAGAATCGAAAAATTTATCAGAATACTTTGAAAAAAATTCGAGTCAAACGCTCAGTTTTTTTAGAGGAATTAATACATTTATTTGAATCGAGAACTGGACCAATCCATTATGAAGAGCTTATTACGTACTTAAAAATGTATGTAGGTGATAAAGCATCAAGCATTGCCAATAATTTCATACAAAACAAAATAGTGATTGTTCAACCATCGTTCGATGAACAAACTAGCGATACTGTAGGAGAAATGATTCGCTATGTCGAGTCGTTAGCTAGATCGTTCGATAAAGAGGAGAAGTTATTAAATAGTTTACGGAAATTAAAAAAGAAATTAGAGGATTTAAACGTTTGCTCTATTCAAAATAAATTAGAGTGTATGAGGGAAGTAAAAGAATCGTTAAGTTACATATATACGTTGTTACAGATGGAGTTACCAACGTACAAAACGTATATCAATGAAGATAGTTATCAACCATTGTCACAATCTATTTCAAAAGAGATTCCAGAAAGATTTATAGAGAATGTCGAACGATACACAATTTTTTTGTTAAGCGTGCAAGATACAGAATGTGTTAATCGTGTTGTGAGCAAATGGATTAACGAAGAAGGAAGAATGACTATCCCATTCTATGATTTTTATGAAAAGTACAAAGATCAAATGAAGCAGCTAGAAAGTCATCGGTTTACTATTAATAAAACGTTATATGAAGCCTTGATGAACAAATGTTTCAACTCCACTGAATTCATAATCGATGTAACAGATATAGTAGAAACTCAATTAAAAAGAAGCGAAAACTTAAGCAAATCATTCGATGGCTCCTATTCAATATTTGGTCAACTAACCACAAGGGGAGAATTAATTGTAAATGAAATTAGGTCGGGAAATTACCGCTATTTTTCTAGGTATTTACAATACACACCTGTTTCAGTTAAAGACTTAACTCAACAATACGATCACTTTTTTGAGAATGCGTATGAGATAGGAGACACGTTTGGTTACAACATTAATATTCATCCGCCAATGGTAGAACAGTCGTTATTGTTACAAAGTGATCGAGTGGACAAAGAAAAAACATTATTTCTACGAGACTTATGTGTTAATTGGGATGAAGTGGACCAAAAGGTATACTTTACTGATAAGAAATCTGGCAAAGTCGTAAAGATATACAACAGCTATTTTATGTATGAAGGGTTATTACCTAGACATATTGAGTTTTTATTTAAAATATCAAGTCAGCCTATTCCAACACATAGATTAATTCCTGTAATGATTCAAGTGTATTTGGACGAACATCCAAATGAACATATACTTTACGTGCCTCGCTTACAGTTAGGTGATGTCGTAATGCATAGAAGAAGTTGGATAGTAAGAAGAGGGTATATTCCGGTAAAACAACGGAATGAATCGGATTTTGATTATTTTAAACGGGCGAACGTTTGGCGAAAAGAACATAACATATCTGAACACACATTCGTACGGGTAATAAATCCAAATAGAGAAATTCTTGCTAACCAAAGAAAACCGTTTTTCTTATCATTTACAAGTCCACTATTTTTAAAAACTATCGCCAAACGGTTAGCGGAACAATATACGTACGTTGTGTTTGAAGAAGTGTTGCCTTCGTTGGCAGATGGCGGTACTGAAGGGAAAGAACAAGAAGACTATGTTTCTGAAGTTGTATTCGAAATAGGCAAAAAAGAATCGTGA
- a CDS encoding response regulator yields the protein MKQVKILILDDHKAVSYGLTKHLNERDGLKVVAELNNSTSLLQKIELHTPDVLIIDIKLGNDSTQDNGLKIVRRLREQEINVPIVIYSGFDYQPYEEEAFRVGANAFVSKSDTLQTLVDMILFVSKGMTIRKQEYMKTEPLTEKEILVLNLMAQGYTNKQVAEAIHVSSRTIEYYITSLYEKLHVESRIQAVLRGIKFGYIKEESV from the coding sequence TTGAAGCAAGTAAAAATCTTAATACTAGACGACCATAAAGCAGTTAGTTATGGTTTGACAAAACACTTAAATGAGCGAGATGGATTAAAAGTTGTTGCGGAATTAAATAATAGCACCTCTTTATTACAAAAAATAGAGCTGCATACCCCTGATGTATTAATTATTGATATTAAACTAGGAAATGATTCTACTCAAGATAATGGGTTAAAGATAGTTCGAAGATTAAGAGAGCAAGAGATTAACGTACCGATTGTTATATATTCAGGTTTTGACTATCAACCGTATGAAGAAGAAGCGTTTCGAGTTGGGGCAAATGCTTTTGTTTCAAAAAGCGATACGTTACAGACGTTAGTAGATATGATTTTATTTGTATCCAAAGGCATGACTATTAGGAAACAAGAGTACATGAAAACAGAACCATTAACAGAAAAGGAAATTTTAGTATTAAATTTGATGGCGCAAGGATATACGAATAAACAAGTTGCAGAAGCAATTCATGTTAGTTCAAGAACGATAGAATACTATATAACTTCGCTCTATGAGAAATTGCATGTTGAATCTAGAATTCAAGCGGTTTTAAGAGGAATAAAATTCGGATATATTAAAGAAGAAAGCGTGTAA
- a CDS encoding sensor histidine kinase yields the protein MDKLLLRRYTNQIVFFLIIVYIIIFLFFVSFSFKHPFLGVIVNEEENQYYIKGLRVVEFEKEFDLNIGDKIIKVNHKSVSEHETIKWNIIELASHIILEEENGGIKEVNIFEYYTWKDFSRVFLLAITSLVCIITGTYTFIKLKKHKIKGIYFMLNYFIALALISSISSGLMHIPSLTILLIVFPFIPNLLIYLYLNFPKDEKYNLFTNINAFLVMINILIVSTNIIDIFLLDFTYHYWIKRIWIILFLLGVLLFLVLLVTKSLRTKDPVIKNQIKLLNVTFLFIFMPAIIFGIIPSFINVNPIIIPTEFLVLSFNLLPIVFSYVMVKNKIIDVNIYQPKIIYYTVILLISIIAYYLWTSIVSSLVMKTDLLPFTDIIGIILLVLLVLQLMKILPKLILRKLFGLQDNFNQHNHDLLLKLVKSEHAESVMEFVLTSIHKIVAIDSSAIVIINEDGREYFFATGKYLLWKDELLKWCQHDRKAINKRFNSELSTSKEIICQYKGKYKVHFFIGEKINGSRLEPQEVKQLEEMLDIAAEVIFTATQLKQLENEKMFLNNSRELIKHKLHDVQSYNQQLVEVQENEKKELSMYLHDHILQSVISLNHSLEAAMQDIKGKYYMCTKEEMNQAVRMSAKLMHDLREKCFDLYPGMIDDLGFLRTCEYYFLYDWNNSKLRLNYKVDLTDKDLDNISKADQKIIFRSLKELVKNVEKHSKATELTILMKKEGNTVNIQVNDNGIGFEINNNMISEFLQKKHIGIASVKQSVEKMGGLLDIYSTKGKGTSIHLNININ from the coding sequence ATGGATAAACTATTATTACGACGCTATACGAATCAAATAGTATTTTTTCTAATAATTGTATATATAATTATTTTTTTGTTCTTCGTATCCTTCAGCTTTAAACACCCTTTTTTAGGTGTAATTGTTAATGAAGAAGAAAACCAATATTATATAAAAGGTTTAAGAGTTGTAGAATTTGAAAAAGAGTTTGACTTGAACATTGGTGATAAGATCATAAAAGTTAATCATAAAAGTGTTAGTGAACATGAAACAATTAAATGGAATATTATTGAATTGGCGTCACACATAATATTAGAAGAGGAAAATGGGGGGATTAAAGAGGTTAACATCTTTGAGTATTACACTTGGAAGGACTTTTCACGTGTTTTTCTATTAGCTATTACTTCTCTAGTTTGTATCATTACAGGTACTTATACATTTATAAAGTTGAAGAAGCATAAAATAAAAGGGATTTATTTCATGTTAAACTACTTTATCGCTCTAGCCCTTATTTCATCTATTTCATCAGGGTTAATGCATATTCCCTCATTAACTATACTGCTAATCGTATTCCCTTTTATTCCTAATTTACTCATATACTTATACCTTAATTTTCCTAAAGATGAAAAATATAACCTTTTTACTAATATAAACGCCTTTTTAGTTATGATTAATATACTCATTGTCAGCACCAATATAATAGATATATTTTTACTAGATTTCACTTATCATTACTGGATAAAGCGAATATGGATCATATTGTTTCTGTTAGGAGTTTTATTATTTTTAGTGTTACTAGTAACGAAAAGCTTGCGAACAAAGGATCCCGTTATAAAAAATCAAATCAAACTATTAAACGTTACGTTCCTATTTATTTTTATGCCAGCAATCATATTTGGAATAATACCCTCATTTATTAACGTTAATCCAATCATAATCCCAACGGAGTTTTTAGTACTTTCTTTTAACTTATTACCGATTGTTTTTTCCTATGTTATGGTAAAGAACAAAATAATTGATGTGAATATTTACCAACCTAAGATTATATATTATACAGTCATCCTACTAATCAGTATTATAGCTTATTACTTATGGACAAGCATTGTTAGTAGTTTGGTCATGAAAACCGATTTATTACCATTTACAGACATAATCGGAATCATTTTATTAGTTTTGCTAGTTTTGCAGTTGATGAAAATACTTCCGAAGTTAATATTAAGAAAATTATTCGGACTACAAGATAATTTTAACCAACATAATCATGATTTATTATTAAAGTTAGTTAAAAGTGAGCATGCGGAATCTGTTATGGAGTTCGTTTTAACTTCTATACATAAAATAGTGGCTATTGACTCATCTGCGATAGTAATAATAAATGAAGATGGGCGAGAGTATTTTTTCGCAACGGGGAAGTACTTGTTGTGGAAAGATGAGCTATTAAAATGGTGCCAACATGATAGGAAAGCTATTAATAAAAGGTTTAATAGTGAATTATCTACTAGTAAAGAAATTATTTGTCAATACAAAGGGAAATATAAAGTACACTTTTTTATAGGAGAAAAGATTAATGGAAGTCGTTTGGAACCACAAGAAGTAAAGCAACTGGAAGAAATGTTGGATATAGCGGCAGAGGTGATATTTACTGCGACCCAACTTAAGCAGTTAGAGAATGAGAAAATGTTCTTAAATAATAGTAGAGAACTCATAAAGCATAAACTACATGACGTTCAGTCATACAATCAGCAATTAGTAGAAGTGCAAGAAAATGAGAAGAAAGAATTATCTATGTACTTGCATGATCATATTTTGCAGAGTGTAATCAGTTTGAACCATTCTTTAGAAGCAGCAATGCAAGATATAAAAGGAAAATACTATATGTGCACTAAAGAGGAAATGAATCAAGCTGTAAGGATGTCTGCCAAGTTAATGCATGATCTACGGGAGAAATGTTTTGATCTTTACCCAGGAATGATAGACGACCTTGGATTTTTAAGAACGTGTGAGTATTACTTTCTCTATGATTGGAATAATAGCAAGTTGCGATTAAATTATAAAGTAGATTTGACAGATAAAGATTTAGATAACATATCTAAAGCCGATCAAAAAATAATCTTCCGAAGTTTAAAAGAGCTAGTAAAGAACGTGGAAAAGCATTCGAAAGCAACCGAACTTACTATTTTGATGAAAAAAGAGGGTAATACGGTTAATATTCAAGTTAACGATAATGGAATAGGCTTTGAGATAAACAATAATATGATTAGTGAATTTCTGCAGAAAAAACATATCGGCATTGCTTCTGTCAAGCAAAGTGTTGAAAAAATGGGGGGATTGTTAGATATCTACTCCACAAAGGGAAAAGGAACTTCCATTCATTTAAACATAAATATTAACTAG
- a CDS encoding MATE family efflux transporter, producing MVDITDDKVWKNMFKFSLPLIGIGVVGFLLVLIDLFWLTRLLPGVEVISSFRVSMASVSFIESIIVGVVTGVGVLFTQYYGAKKYKEAQDIFNGGMISLLVFGVVASIIGILLLPVIVSLFGISSEAKVLSKDYLLIFFIGYIIIIVQTYLFYMARNMGNSLSVLKGLIFMVLLNTVFTPLLIYLFEFLGWGGMKGAASSTVLSHLLGGIYMFYLFRKMFHTYDIKIQLLSWKKMNKALMKKSIPQAIAQTINSISFNLSMFLVIIVLSYYDDTIFIAITSGLYVIYIFNQVILNFATGLIPFIGQNIGAGKWENIRKVIKVTFLSVGAMSVFSAIVIFFTKPYALYFITNDQQIILLASQFLNYYLIPWILSMLTMVAIFTVSGSGDYKGSLLLIVWNMYISALIPLIVIPRLLSNTEVGVWIAYSTSAILAFIFSYSYLWIGKWKKVDLINYNSEQHEKLGEKAYDAG from the coding sequence ATGGTCGATATTACAGATGATAAAGTATGGAAAAATATGTTTAAATTTTCGTTGCCACTAATAGGAATTGGCGTTGTGGGTTTTTTATTAGTTCTAATTGACCTTTTTTGGTTAACACGTCTGCTTCCAGGTGTGGAAGTGATTAGTTCTTTTCGAGTTTCTATGGCAAGTGTAAGTTTTATAGAAAGTATTATTGTTGGAGTTGTTACAGGAGTCGGAGTACTGTTTACTCAATATTATGGTGCAAAGAAATATAAAGAAGCGCAGGATATATTCAATGGAGGAATGATAAGCTTATTAGTATTTGGAGTAGTAGCTAGTATTATCGGTATATTATTACTACCGGTTATTGTGTCATTATTTGGTATCTCAAGTGAAGCGAAAGTATTATCGAAAGATTATTTGCTTATTTTTTTCATTGGATATATCATTATCATTGTTCAAACGTATTTGTTTTATATGGCAAGGAATATGGGGAACTCCCTTTCTGTTCTTAAAGGGTTAATATTTATGGTGCTCCTGAATACAGTGTTCACGCCACTATTAATCTATTTATTTGAATTTCTAGGTTGGGGAGGTATGAAGGGAGCAGCTTCTTCAACTGTACTCTCACATCTATTAGGTGGGATTTATATGTTCTACCTATTTAGAAAAATGTTTCATACATACGATATTAAGATACAACTGCTTAGTTGGAAGAAAATGAATAAGGCATTAATGAAAAAATCAATCCCTCAAGCAATTGCCCAAACGATTAACAGCATCTCATTTAATTTATCAATGTTTTTAGTTATTATTGTTTTGTCATATTACGATGATACTATTTTCATCGCCATTACTTCTGGTCTTTATGTTATCTATATTTTTAACCAAGTAATACTAAATTTCGCCACAGGTCTAATTCCTTTTATCGGACAAAACATCGGAGCGGGAAAATGGGAAAATATACGAAAAGTAATAAAGGTAACCTTCCTTTCAGTTGGCGCGATGTCTGTCTTTTCTGCTATCGTTATTTTCTTTACAAAACCATATGCGCTATATTTCATAACGAATGATCAGCAAATCATTTTATTAGCCTCGCAATTTTTAAATTATTACTTAATTCCATGGATATTAAGTATGTTAACGATGGTTGCAATTTTTACCGTTTCTGGTTCAGGTGACTATAAAGGTTCCCTTTTATTAATCGTTTGGAATATGTACATTTCCGCCTTAATTCCGTTAATAGTTATTCCGAGACTACTATCTAATACAGAAGTAGGTGTATGGATAGCTTACTCCACCTCTGCTATATTAGCATTTATATTTTCATACAGCTATCTATGGATTGGTAAATGGAAAAAGGTCGATCTTATTAACTACAACAGTGAACAACATGAAAAGCTAGGAGAAAAAGCATATGATGCAGGGTAA
- a CDS encoding thiopeptide-type bacteriocin: MNMEQNMEEVELEIFEVEEATVMEEMGASIGKLGCCSSIIIR, translated from the coding sequence ATGAATATGGAACAAAACATGGAGGAAGTAGAATTAGAAATATTTGAAGTAGAAGAAGCAACCGTAATGGAGGAAATGGGGGCATCCATTGGGAAACTGGGTTGTTGTTCATCGATCATTATTAGATAA
- a CDS encoding thiopeptide-type bacteriocin biosynthesis protein: MDKKWTSFHLYYHSFDQLDILLLELIEPVMEQLNIDWFFIRYWYGGPHIRVRMLHVNEEEKRYISEKFRSYLDTHPSNEKLDVAQFYKQYSKYFSLENINSRNVEWYENNSVVESEYVPEINRYGGLKGIEINEDYFISNTKLTVKVLQSSNNHRFFLALDSFFISLMIMEKEGVMSTDSFIQYTKKSVTQKEAVNQATFLFDRHKEHLIKRYKRINHILGREANSHVQLYVTNYYHLFHNLVKMMKLHKLPKDQLITVLTSQMHMYCNRLGLSPYKEMLLYKLCEKVFSLNKREVLE; the protein is encoded by the coding sequence ATGGATAAAAAGTGGACAAGCTTTCACCTGTATTACCATAGCTTTGATCAATTAGACATACTCCTTCTCGAATTAATTGAACCAGTTATGGAACAGTTAAATATAGATTGGTTTTTTATTCGGTATTGGTATGGTGGGCCACATATTCGGGTGAGGATGTTACATGTTAATGAGGAAGAAAAACGGTACATTTCAGAGAAATTCCGATCTTATTTAGATACTCATCCATCGAATGAGAAACTAGATGTTGCACAATTTTATAAGCAGTATAGTAAATATTTCTCACTAGAAAATATTAATAGTAGAAATGTAGAATGGTACGAAAATAATAGTGTAGTAGAGTCTGAATATGTTCCTGAAATAAATCGATATGGAGGACTAAAAGGTATCGAAATAAATGAGGACTATTTTATTTCTAACACTAAACTAACTGTTAAGGTTTTACAGTCATCCAATAATCATCGATTCTTTCTTGCGCTCGACAGTTTTTTCATTAGTTTAATGATAATGGAAAAAGAAGGAGTAATGAGCACCGATTCTTTTATCCAGTACACGAAGAAGAGTGTTACACAGAAAGAGGCTGTAAATCAAGCAACCTTCCTTTTTGACAGGCATAAAGAGCACCTTATAAAAAGGTACAAACGAATCAATCACATTTTGGGGCGTGAAGCCAACAGTCATGTACAACTTTATGTCACGAATTACTATCATCTATTTCATAACTTAGTGAAGATGATGAAACTACATAAGTTACCGAAAGATCAATTAATCACGGTTTTAACTAGTCAAATGCATATGTACTGTAACAGGCTGGGGCTTTCTCCTTATAAAGAAATGTTACTCTATAAGCTATGTGAAAAAGTTTTCTCGCTAAATAAAAGGGAGGTTTTAGAATGA